From the genome of Solibacillus sp. FSL H8-0538:
AGGTGGTGCAGGGCATAGCGAGTATTTAGTGAAGCAGCTATCATCAGAGGGGCGTTTAATTTGTTTTGACCAAGACACAACAGCAATAGAAAATGCGAAAGTAAGACTAGCCGATTATTTAGATCGTGTAATATTTGTTCATTCAAACTTCCGTTATTTAAAGGAAGAGCTATTAAATTTAAACATCCATGAAGTCGATGGCATTTTATATGATTTAGGTGTCTCATCACCGCAGCTAGATACACCAGAACGTGGCTTTAGTTACCATCACGATGCGCCTCTAGATATGCGCATGGACCAAACGGCAGAGTTAACCGCTTTCCATGTCGTGAACGAATGGTCGTATGAAAATTTAGTCCGTATTTTTTTCCGTTACGGAGAAGAAAAGTTTTCAAAGCAAGTTGCACGTAAGATAGAACAAGCACGCGAAGTTGCGCCGATTGAAACGACAGCTCAGTTAGTAGAATTGATTAAGGATGGTATTCCAGCCCCAGCTCGTCGCAAAGGTGGACATCCTGCGAAGCGTATTTTCCAAGCGATTAGAATTGCTGTGAATGATGAATTAGGAGCAGCAGAGGATTCTTTAACTGATGCAATTGACATGTTGGCAATTGGTGGGCGCATTAGTGTCATTACGTTCCATTCACTAGAGGACCGTTTGACAAAAACAATTTTTAAAGAAGCTTCATCACTACCAGATTTACCACCGGGACTACCCGTGATTCCGGAACATATGAAGCCAATTTTAAAACTTGTAACACGAAAACCGATTGTACCATCAGAAGAGGAGTTAGAGGCAAATAATCGTTCACGTTCAGCAAAGTTACGCGTTGC
Proteins encoded in this window:
- the rsmH gene encoding 16S rRNA (cytosine(1402)-N(4))-methyltransferase RsmH, which codes for MFDHTTVLLRETVDGLNINPDGIYVDCTLGGAGHSEYLVKQLSSEGRLICFDQDTTAIENAKVRLADYLDRVIFVHSNFRYLKEELLNLNIHEVDGILYDLGVSSPQLDTPERGFSYHHDAPLDMRMDQTAELTAFHVVNEWSYENLVRIFFRYGEEKFSKQVARKIEQAREVAPIETTAQLVELIKDGIPAPARRKGGHPAKRIFQAIRIAVNDELGAAEDSLTDAIDMLAIGGRISVITFHSLEDRLTKTIFKEASSLPDLPPGLPVIPEHMKPILKLVTRKPIVPSEEELEANNRSRSAKLRVAEKINDKGRG